The segment GAGCCGCTCGCCGTTGATCCACAGTTGTTTGTCACGCATCTCGACCGTGTCGCCGGGGATGCCGATGACGCGCTTGATGAAGTCCTTGCTGGGGTCCTGCGGGAAGCGGAAGACGACGATGTCGCCGCGACGCACGTGGCGGATCGGCAGGATCTTCTTGCCCGTGAACGGAATCTCGAACCCGTACATGAACTTGTTGACGATCAAATGATCGCCGACGAGCAGCGTGGGGATCATCGAGCCCGACGGAATCTTGAACGCCTGCAGCACTAAGGAGCGGATCACGAGCGCGAGGGCGAGGGCGACGACGATCGCCTCGGCGTATTCGCGCACGAGCGACGACTTCCAGAAGGGCAGGTAGGCATCGACGACGTGACGCAGGTCCTTCGTCGCCTGCTCGATCGCGTCGTAGTCCTCGCCGGCGGCGAGTTCGCGCACGCGCGCGATGTGCGTCTCGATCTCGCCCTTGGCCGAGGCGGGGATCTTCGGCGCCATGCGCCGGGCGAAGGCGATCGCGCGATCGGCATCTTTGCGGGTGCGGGCCAGATGGCGGCGCGGCGTCATCGCTAGTCCTTCACCGACAGCACCGCGAGGAACGCTTCCTGCGGGATCTCGACGTTGCCCATGCGCTTCATGCGCTTCTTGCCCTCTTTCTGCTTCTCCAGCAGCTTGCGCTTGCGCGTGATGTCGCCGCCGTAGCACTTGGCCGTGACGTTCTTGCGAAGCGGCGCGATGCGTTCGCGGGCGATGACCCGCGTGCCGATCGCCGCCTGCAGGATCACCTCGTACATCTGGCGCGGAATCGTCTTGCGCAGCCGCTCGATCAACGCGCGCCCGATCGTGTATGCCTTGGAATCGTGGCAGATGAGCGAGAGCGCGTCGAGACCGTCGCCGTTGACGAGAATATCGAGCTTCACGAGTTTGTCGGCGCGGTACTCCAGAAACTCGTAGTCGAGCGAGGCGTAACCCCGGCTGACGGTTTTGAGTTTGTCGAAAAAGTCGAAGACGATCTCGGCGAGCGGCAGATCGTACACGATGATGACGCGGTTCGCCGCGTGGTACTCCATCTTCACCTGCGTGCCGCGCCGCTCCTGGCACAGCGTCAACACGTTGCCGACATGCTCGGCCGGCACGTGCACGGACGCGCGCACGATCGGCTCCTCGATGCGCTCCACGTCCTGCGGCGGCGGAAGCTGCGAGGGGTTGTGCAGCATGAACACCTCGCCATCCGACTTCACGACGCGGTAGACGACCGTCGGCGCGGTGACGACGAGGTCCTGATCGAACTCGCGCTCGAGCCGCTCCTGCACGATCTCCATGTGCAGCAGGCCGAGAAACCCGCAGCGAAAGCCGAAACCCAACGCGGCGGATGTCTCGGGTTCGTATCGGAACGCGGCGTCGTTCAGGTTCAGCTTCTCCACCGCGGCTTTGAGCAGTTCATAATCCGACGCCTCGGACGGGTAGAGACCCGCGAAGACCATCGGCTTGAGTTCGCGGAAACCCGGGAAGGGCTCGACGCCGGTCGTGCCGACGTGCGTGATCGTGTCTCCGACGCGGGCGTCGTGGATTTCCTTGATCCCGGCCGTCATGTATCCGACTTCGCCGGCGGCGAATTCCGTGACGGGTTTCGCCTCGGGCGAGAAAAAGCCGAGGCTCATGACCTCGCAGTCGCGCTCCGCGGCGATCAGCCGGATTTTGTCGCCCACGCGGATCGTGCCCGCAAACACCCGGATCATGGCGACCGCGCCCTGATAGGGGTCGTACCAGGAGTCGAAGACGATCGCCTTGAGCGGCCCGTCGGTATCGCCGATCGGCGGCGGGCAGTCGTGGACGATCACTTCGAGCAGTTCGTCGACCCCGAGGCCGGTTTTCGCCGAAATGCGCTGCGCGTGATGGGCATCGATGCCGATCATGTCCTCGATCTCTTCCTGCGCGTCGTCGACGCGGGCGGTGGCGAGATCGACCTTGTTGATGACGGGGATGATCGCGAGGCCGAGATCGGCGGCGAGGTAGGCGTTGGCGAGGGTCTGCGCCTCGACACCCTTGGTGGCGTCGACGACGAGCAGCGTGCCCTCGCAGGC is part of the Deltaproteobacteria bacterium genome and harbors:
- the lepB gene encoding signal peptidase I gives rise to the protein MAPKIPASAKGEIETHIARVRELAAGEDYDAIEQATKDLRHVVDAYLPFWKSSLVREYAEAIVVALALALVIRSLVLQAFKIPSGSMIPTLLVGDHLIVNKFMYGFEIPFTGKKILPIRHVRRGDIVVFRFPQDPSKDFIKRVIGIPGDTVEMRDKQLWINGERLPLRKAGTYEYDDTTEIKQSAELYIETIGDVEHPILVSDTFPSPMDNWSKTVPEGKYFCMGDNRDRSNDSRFWGFVDFHQIRGKAVVIYFSWPPGQWGRIFSLTR
- the lepA gene encoding elongation factor 4, which produces MKTANIRNFSIIAHIDHGKSTLADRLLEATGLLTDRTKSDQYLDKMDIEQERGITIKAQTARLPYRAADGQDYILNLIDTPGHVDFGYEVSRSLSACEGTLLVVDATKGVEAQTLANAYLAADLGLAIIPVINKVDLATARVDDAQEEIEDMIGIDAHHAQRISAKTGLGVDELLEVIVHDCPPPIGDTDGPLKAIVFDSWYDPYQGAVAMIRVFAGTIRVGDKIRLIAAERDCEVMSLGFFSPEAKPVTEFAAGEVGYMTAGIKEIHDARVGDTITHVGTTGVEPFPGFRELKPMVFAGLYPSEASDYELLKAAVEKLNLNDAAFRYEPETSAALGFGFRCGFLGLLHMEIVQERLEREFDQDLVVTAPTVVYRVVKSDGEVFMLHNPSQLPPPQDVERIEEPIVRASVHVPAEHVGNVLTLCQERRGTQVKMEYHAANRVIIVYDLPLAEIVFDFFDKLKTVSRGYASLDYEFLEYRADKLVKLDILVNGDGLDALSLICHDSKAYTIGRALIERLRKTIPRQMYEVILQAAIGTRVIARERIAPLRKNVTAKCYGGDITRKRKLLEKQKEGKKRMKRMGNVEIPQEAFLAVLSVKD